One part of the Homo sapiens chromosome 19, GRCh38.p14 Primary Assembly genome encodes these proteins:
- the C19orf47 gene encoding uncharacterized protein C19orf47 isoform X11: protein MITNSLNHDSPPSTPPRRPDTSTSKISVTVSNKMAAKSAKATAALARREEESLAVPAKRRRVTAEMEGKYVINMPKGTTPRTRKILEQQQAAKGLHRTSVFDRLGAETKADTTTGSKPTGVFSRLGATPETDEDLAWDSDNDSSSSVLQYAGVLKKLGRGPAKASPQPALTVKAKATSSATTAAAPTLRRLALSSRSGLERKPESLSKVSIIKRLGAAALVPEAQDSQVTSTKSKSSAEVKVTIKRTLVGPRGSSSSEGLGAQMDHAGTVSVFKRLGRRTF, encoded by the exons ATGATCACCAACAGCCTGAACCATGACTCTCCACCCAGCACACCCCCCAGGCGCCCGGACACCAGCACCTCCAAGATCTCGGTCACTGTGTCCAACAAGATGGCAGCAAAGAGTGCCAAGGCCACTG CAGCCCTGGCCCGCCGGGAGGAGGAGAGCCTGGCTGTTCCTGCCAAGCGGCGCCGGGTCACTGCTGAGATGGAGGGGAAGTACGTCATCAACATGCCCAAAGGCACCACACCCCGCACCCGCAAGATCCTGGAGCAGCAGCAGGCTGCAAAAG GTCTCCATAGGACGTCTGTGTTTGACCGCCTCGGCGCCGAGACCAAGGCAGACACCACGACAGGGAGTAAA CCCACAGGAGTCTTCAGCCGCCTGGGGGCCACCCCAGAAACGGACGAGGATCTGGCTTGGGACAGCGACAATGACAGCAGCAGCTCTGTCTTGCAGTATGCCGGGGTCCTGAAGAAGCTAGGACGGGGCCCAGCCAAGGCCAGTCCCCAGCCAGCACTGACTGTCAAAGCCAAGGCCACAAGCTCAGCGACAACGGCTGCTGCCCCGACACTGCGGCGCCTGGCGCTTTCCTCACGGTCTGGGCTTGAGAGGAAGCCGGAGTCCTTGTCTAAAGTCAGCATCATCAAGAGACTGGGCGCAGCTGCCCTTGTGCCCGAGGCCCAGGACAGCCAGGTCACCAGCACCAAGAGTAAGTCCTCAGCCGAGGTCAAGGTCACCATTAAGAGGACTCTGGTGGGGCCCCGGGGGAGCAGCTCCAGCGAGGGCCTTGGTGCCCAGATGGACCACGCGGGCACTGTGAGCGTGTTCAAAAGACTGGGCCGCAGGACCTTCTAG